The genome window CAGGCGCCGCGCCTGAATGTCTCCAGCGGCGACGACACGCCGGTGCTGCGCGCCGCCGGCCTGACCCTGCGTCCGCAGAACGGCGGGTTCACCCTGGTGCCGGCCGTCCACCACCGCGATCCACACGGGTACGTGCCCACCGGGGGCCGCCTGACCGGCGTGCCCACGGGCCTGCGCCGCGAGACCCTGGAGGAACTGGTGGCCCTGATGGACGCCCTGCCCCCACTGGGCACCGAAGCGCTGGGCCTGGGACGCAGCATCAGCGATGTGCCCGGCGCGTGGCTGGCCCTGCCGGGGGGCCGGGCGGACGGCCTGCCCCTGCACCAGACGCTGGCAACCGGCATTCACCTGCTGCTGGGCGGCCCGCACGCCGACACCCTGGGGCTGGCGGTGGCCCACGATCTGGCGGCGGCGCTGGCCGGGCTCCGGGGCCGTCCGTGGGACAGCCCGCCCCCCGCACCGCGCTGAGGCGGGGCCACCATTCCCACTTCATTGTTTCCAGACTGTGCCTCCGGAGCTAACCTCCCGTGAACGCTCGGGGCTACACTGCGGGCCAGGACGCCGCGCCACGTGCCCCACAAGGAGACCTCCATGCCCAACATCGGCCCCGCAGAACTGATCGTGATCCTGATCGTCGCCCTGGTGGTGTTCGGTCCCCGCAAGCTGCCTGAACTGGGCAAGAGCCTGGGCGCCGGCCTGCGCGAGTTCCGCAAGAGCACCCAGGGCCTCAAGGACGAGCTGGACGTCGGCCTGAACGACCGAAGTGCCCAGGCCGCCCCGACGCAGACCATCCACGCCACGGTGCCTGCGCAGCCCGTGAGCGCCGCCGCTGTGACCCCGCAGACCCAGCCCGCCGAAGGGGGCACCGAGCCCGTGACCGGAACAGTTCACCTGGACAAGGAGAAGGAACCGGTCCAGGGCTGAGACCCGCACCCGTGCCTGCCGCCCGCCCAGGGCGGCTTTTTCGTGTGCAGCCGGGCATGGGCCGTTCGCAATAAGGGCGCTGCGGGTGTAAGTGACGTGTGAGGACGCGGCAGTTAGGCTGGCCGCCGTGTCTCCTTCCCCTTCTCAGACCGGGCGGCCCTGATGCTGGCCCGCGCCCGCAGCGTGGCCCTGATCGGTGTGGACGCTGTTCCCGTGGAAGTCGAGGTGGACGTTTCACCGGGCCTCCCCGCGTTCACCGTGGTTGGCCTGCCGGATCAGGCGGTCAGCGAGGCCCGCGAGCGGGTGCGGGCGGCGGTGCGCAACGCCGGGCTGCCGTTTCCGGCGGCGCGCATCACGGTCAATCTGGCCCCGGCCGACCTGCGCAAGGAGGGACCGCTGTACGACCTGCCCATCGCGCTGGGGCTGCTGGCCGCGCAGGACCTGCTGCCCGCACGGGCGCTGGACGGCCTGCTCTCGGCCGGCGAACTGGCGCTGGACGGCAGCCTGCGGCCCATCGCCGGGGCCGTCAATCTGGCCCTGCTGGCGTCGTCGCTGGGCCTGCCCGCCCTGTTGCCTGCCGGCAACGCGCCCGAAGCCGCCCTGATTGACGGCCTGACCGTCTACGGCGCGCGGACCCTGCTGGAGGCGGTGGCACACCTGAGTGGCCGCGCCGCACTGCCCCCCACCCCGGCCCCCGAGGCGGCGGACGACTGGGGTCTGCACCCCGATCTGGCGGACCTCAAGGGACAGGCGGCGGCGCGGCGGGCCCTGGAAATCGCGCTGGCCGGGGGGCACAACCTGCTGCTCATCGGCTCGCCGGGCAGCGGCAAGACCATGCTGGCCCGCCGCGCGCCGGGGCTGCTGCCGCCGCTAACCCGCAGCGAGGCGCTGGAGGTCACGCGCATCCACTCAGCGGCCGGCACGCTGAACCTGCGCGGCGGCCTGAATCTGGCGGCCCCCTACAGAAGTCCCCACCACACCGTCTCGGACGCGGGATTGATTGGCGGGGGCAGCGTTCCCCGCCCCGGCGAGGTGAGCCTGGCCCACCGGGGCATCCTGTTTCTCGACGAGTTTCCCGAGTTCAGCCGCAAGGCCCTGGAAACCCTGCGCCAGCCGCTGGAAGACGGCACGGTGACCATCAGCCGGGCGCGGGCCACGGTGGAGTATCCGGCGCGTTTTCAGCTGATCGGGGCCATGAACCCCTGCCCCTGCGGGCACCTGGGCGACCCGGAGAAAGGCTGCAGTTGCACCGCCTCCGAGCGGGCGCGCTACGCCGCCCGAATCAGCGGGCCACTGCTGGACCGGCTGGACCTCGTGTGCCGGGTGCCCCGGCTGACGGTGGACGAGCTCACCCGCGCGCCGGAGCCGGAAGCCTCGGCCCCGGTGCGTGCGCGTGTCACGGCGGCGCGGGACCGGATGCTGGACCGGCAGGGTAGCCGCAACGCCGATCTGGCCGGACAGGCCCTCCGGAAGTACGCGCCGCTGGCTCCCGGCCCCGAAACCTTCATCCGGGCGGCGGCGCGGCAGTTGGGCCTGACCGGTCGCGGTTTTGACCGCGTGTTGCGGGTGGCCCGCACGGTGGCCGACCTGGCCGGTGAACCCGACGTGCGCGAAATGCATCTGGCCGAGGCAGTGACATACCGCCCGCGCGAACTGGGCTGAGAGGGCGCCCCCAGCCCGGAAGACCTAGCTCTCGCTGGTGCCCCGGTCCCGGTCCCGCAGGGGCCTACCCACCTGTTATACGGATTCTGTCTGTTTCATCAACAAACCGGGAGGGCGCCGGTTTGCCAGCTCCACTCCCGGAACCCGTTCTACTCGTTCTCGCTTCGCTCGGATTTTCATCGTTTTGCAAACGATTCAATCGGAGCCCGTATTATTCGTCGCTCTGGCCCACGTCGCCGCGCACAGCAGTGTCTGCACGGGTCTGATCGGGGCGGTCCACTGACCCACCTCCATCTTCTGTCAGTGCGTCGGGATTGACCACGGCTGGAAACCCGGCAGAGCCGCCCGTCCCTCCACTCACGACGACGGGAACAAAGTCCGCCGCAGCGTCCAGATCCCGTCTGTTCTCGCCGGGCAGCGGGGAGTTGACCCGGTTGCCCTGCTCGTTCTCGACTTCCTCGACGCTCTTGCCCAGGGGTTTGTCGCCGTACCGGTTGTCCGTCATATTCGCAGTGTGGGTGACCGCAGGGCTATCCGGGTGAGGGCCGCCTGCACCCTTCTTTATCCCCACCCTTTCTCCTGGTCCGCCTATCGCGGGCCGGATGCCGCACCGGCGCTCAGCCCTCGCTATTCTCGCTGGTCTGCCCGGCGCCGGGGCCAGCCTGTGCCCGGTCGCGGCGCTCGTCGGCCGCCACGCTGTCGGTCAGCAGGGCGTCGGGCGCGATCACGCCGGGCGTGGTGCTGGTGTTGCTGTTCGTGACGGCGGGAACCACGGCCACCTCCTGCTGATCGTGCCGGACCTGCTCGCCGGGCACCGGGGAATTGACGCGGTTGCTCTCCCCGGCCTCGACCTCCTCGACGCTCTTGCCCAGGGGTTTGCTGCCGTAGCGGTCAGAGGAATCGGTCATGCGCCCAGTGTGTTGGCCGCGCCGCCGGGGCGGGTGAGCCAGCGGTGACCCCGCCTTCACGCTGCCCGCTGCGGGCCAGCACGCGCGGCAGCCAGACACAGCGGCCCACCACGACCACGACAAATCGGTATGCTGGGCGGCAAGTACACAGCCGAGAACCCGCAAGACAACGCGGTCCAGCCTGGAACCACTGCCCCACCCCCCCGAGGAGAGAACATGACCCAGAGTGCCCAAAGTGAACGCGCCCGGACGGCCCTGAAGGCCAGCGGGATAGACGGAGCGCCCCTGATGTCGCTGGAGCGGGAGGACGCGCTGTTCGTGCTGACCGACGACATGCTGGTCTACCAGGACGGCGGCGGCACGCGGCGCGTGACCCTGCGCGACCTGACCCGCATCCACAGCGATCAGGCCGGGCTGCTGCGGGTGGAAACGCCTGCCGGAACGGCCCTGACTGCCAGCCTGCTGGGCTTCGACGTGGCCCAGGTCCAGAGCTTTTTCAAGGGCGTCAGGAGCGCCACCGCCCGCGCCAAGGATCTGCCCGACTCGCCCACGCCGACCCTGGGCGGGGCCAAAACCTTTGGGAC of Deinococcus aerolatus contains these proteins:
- a CDS encoding YifB family Mg chelatase-like AAA ATPase gives rise to the protein MLARARSVALIGVDAVPVEVEVDVSPGLPAFTVVGLPDQAVSEARERVRAAVRNAGLPFPAARITVNLAPADLRKEGPLYDLPIALGLLAAQDLLPARALDGLLSAGELALDGSLRPIAGAVNLALLASSLGLPALLPAGNAPEAALIDGLTVYGARTLLEAVAHLSGRAALPPTPAPEAADDWGLHPDLADLKGQAAARRALEIALAGGHNLLLIGSPGSGKTMLARRAPGLLPPLTRSEALEVTRIHSAAGTLNLRGGLNLAAPYRSPHHTVSDAGLIGGGSVPRPGEVSLAHRGILFLDEFPEFSRKALETLRQPLEDGTVTISRARATVEYPARFQLIGAMNPCPCGHLGDPEKGCSCTASERARYAARISGPLLDRLDLVCRVPRLTVDELTRAPEPEASAPVRARVTAARDRMLDRQGSRNADLAGQALRKYAPLAPGPETFIRAAARQLGLTGRGFDRVLRVARTVADLAGEPDVREMHLAEAVTYRPRELG
- the tatA gene encoding Sec-independent protein translocase subunit TatA/TatB, whose translation is MPNIGPAELIVILIVALVVFGPRKLPELGKSLGAGLREFRKSTQGLKDELDVGLNDRSAQAAPTQTIHATVPAQPVSAAAVTPQTQPAEGGTEPVTGTVHLDKEKEPVQG